A genome region from Alphaproteobacteria bacterium includes the following:
- a CDS encoding histidine phosphatase family protein, with the protein MKTLYLLRHAHSDPAELGQDDHDRGLSARGEHESENLGDFMREQNLFPDAAFCSTATRTRETLRIATARLFGGQGGLSPRFEKSLYLAHPETILDEIRDADDRFDSIVIVGHNPGLEDIAEKLAEAQGETIGKFPPSTLAVFECDIDEWQNFSARKVRLKTVFMP; encoded by the coding sequence ATGAAGACTTTATATTTGCTCCGCCACGCCCATTCCGACCCCGCCGAGCTGGGGCAGGACGACCATGACCGCGGGCTGTCGGCGCGCGGGGAGCACGAGTCCGAGAATCTGGGCGATTTCATGCGGGAGCAAAACCTGTTCCCCGACGCAGCTTTCTGCTCCACCGCCACCCGCACGCGCGAAACCTTGCGCATTGCAACCGCGCGGCTGTTCGGCGGTCAGGGCGGCCTGTCGCCGCGGTTCGAAAAATCGCTCTATCTTGCGCATCCTGAAACGATACTGGATGAAATCCGCGACGCGGATGACCGGTTCGACAGCATCGTCATCGTCGGCCACAATCCTGGCCTCGAAGACATCGCCGAAAAACTGGCGGAAGCGCAGGGCGAAACCATCGGCAAATTCCCGCCGTCCACCCTTGCGGTGTTCGAATGCGATATCGATGAATGGCAGAATTTTTCGGCGCGGAAGGTACGGCTGAAAACGGTGTTTATGCCGTAA
- the aspS gene encoding aspartate--tRNA ligase codes for MSIYRSHTCGQLRGTDAGKEVRISGWVHRKRDHGGLLFVDLRDHYGLTQCVINSDNPVFAELERTRLENVIMITGEVVTRMAGTQNKDLPTGEIEVKVKTFELLSSPVTDMLPLQVNAEENYGEEVRLRYRFLDLRREVIHKNIMLRSDVIYSMRRRMVEQGFREFQTPILTASSPEGARDFLVPSRLHPGKFYALPQAPQQFKQLLMMSGFDRYFQIAPCFRDEDARADRTAGEFYQLDMEMSFVTQDDVFSVMEKVIGGVFEEFADFTGKKQAVSPAPWIRIPYDESMLKYGNDKPDLRNPLVIVDVTSVFARADVEFKAFKGVIEKGGVVRAIRAPKVSDRPRSFFDKLNAWAQSEGAPGLGYVTLEGAEGKGPIAKFLPAAALDELKKLTGAESGDAVFFAADQADKAASLAGKARTKIGEDMDIIEKDTFKFCWVIDYPMFELNDKTNKIDFSHNPFSMPQGGLKALQTQEPLKIKATQYDCVANGLELCSGGIRNHMPEAMEKAFEIAGYPAGAVQEKFGGMYNAFKLGAPPHGGCAFGIDRIIMMLAKEPNIREVIAFPMNQQAEDLMMGAPSPAEPHQLKDVSIKLDLPKAAVKDIKQAS; via the coding sequence ATGTCTATCTATCGCTCCCATACCTGCGGCCAGCTGCGCGGCACCGATGCCGGCAAAGAGGTCAGAATTTCCGGTTGGGTTCACCGCAAGCGCGATCATGGCGGTTTGCTGTTCGTCGACCTGCGCGACCATTACGGCCTGACGCAATGCGTCATCAATTCCGACAACCCTGTTTTCGCGGAACTGGAGCGCACGCGCCTTGAAAACGTGATCATGATCACGGGCGAGGTTGTGACCCGCATGGCCGGCACCCAGAACAAGGACCTGCCCACCGGCGAGATCGAGGTGAAGGTGAAAACCTTTGAACTTCTGTCGTCCCCCGTGACCGACATGCTGCCCCTGCAGGTCAACGCCGAAGAAAACTACGGCGAAGAAGTGCGCCTGCGCTACCGCTTCCTCGATCTCCGCCGCGAGGTCATTCACAAAAACATCATGCTGCGCTCGGACGTGATTTATTCGATGCGCCGCCGCATGGTGGAGCAGGGCTTCCGCGAATTCCAGACCCCGATCCTGACCGCATCGTCGCCCGAAGGCGCGCGCGACTTCCTTGTGCCGTCGCGTCTGCATCCCGGCAAATTCTACGCGCTGCCGCAGGCACCGCAGCAGTTCAAACAGCTGCTGATGATGTCGGGCTTCGACCGCTACTTCCAGATCGCACCCTGCTTCCGCGACGAAGACGCGCGCGCCGACCGCACGGCGGGCGAATTCTACCAGCTCGACATGGAAATGTCCTTCGTGACGCAGGATGACGTGTTCAGCGTCATGGAAAAAGTCATCGGCGGCGTGTTCGAGGAATTCGCCGATTTCACCGGCAAGAAACAGGCCGTGTCGCCTGCTCCCTGGATCCGCATTCCTTACGATGAATCCATGCTGAAATACGGCAACGATAAACCCGACCTGCGCAACCCGCTGGTGATTGTCGATGTGACCTCTGTGTTTGCGCGCGCCGATGTGGAATTCAAGGCGTTCAAGGGCGTGATCGAAAAAGGCGGCGTTGTGCGCGCCATCCGCGCGCCCAAGGTTTCCGACCGCCCGCGCAGCTTCTTCGACAAACTGAACGCATGGGCGCAAAGCGAAGGCGCGCCCGGCCTTGGCTATGTGACGCTGGAAGGCGCAGAAGGCAAAGGCCCGATCGCGAAATTCCTGCCCGCCGCAGCGCTGGATGAGTTGAAAAAACTCACCGGCGCGGAAAGCGGCGATGCCGTGTTCTTTGCCGCCGATCAGGCCGACAAAGCCGCATCGCTCGCCGGCAAGGCGCGCACGAAAATCGGCGAAGACATGGACATCATCGAAAAAGACACCTTCAAATTCTGCTGGGTCATCGATTACCCCATGTTCGAACTGAACGATAAAACGAACAAGATCGACTTCTCCCACAACCCCTTCTCCATGCCCCAGGGCGGGTTGAAGGCGCTGCAGACTCAGGAGCCACTCAAGATTAAAGCGACGCAGTATGACTGCGTGGCGAACGGGCTCGAACTCTGCTCCGGCGGTATCCGCAACCACATGCCCGAAGCGATGGAAAAAGCGTTTGAAATCGCAGGCTATCCCGCAGGCGCCGTGCAGGAAAAATTCGGCGGCATGTATAACGCGTTCAAGCTGGGCGCACCGCCCCACGGCGGCTGCGCATTCGGTATCGACCGCATCATCATGATGCTGGCGAAAGAACCCAACATTCGCGAAGTCATCGCCTTCCCGATGAACCAGCAGGCCGAAGATTTGATGATGGGCGCACCTTCCCCCGCCGAGCCGCACCAGCTGAAAGACGTTTCGATCAAGCTGGACCTGCCGAAAGCGGCCGTGAAGGACATCAAGCAGGCGAGCTAA
- the metH gene encoding methionine synthase — MTKQKEITAALAQRILVLDGAMGTMIQGHKLQEADFRGAQFTTWEKPLKGNNDLLNLTQPAIIESIHAEYLAAGADIISTNSFNSNRISMADYGMEKLSFDLNLAAAQVARRAADRFSTHDRPRFVAGAIGPTSRTASMSPEVNDPGFRNITFDQLVESYYEAIDGQVQGGADLLLIETIFDTLNAKAAIFACEKYFGDKNTRLPLMISGTITDASGRTLSGQTTEAFWNSVRHANPLSIGLNCALGPKEMRQYVQTLSKIADTHVCVYPNAGLPNAFGGYDETPDQMTAEMGEWAQSGFLNIAGGCCGTTPAHIRALAAAVAKMPARTAPKIPKALRLSGLEPLEVNDSSLFVNVGERTNVTGSTKFRDLIKEGRYADATAIALDQVQNGAQVIDVNMDEGMLDSKLAMKTFLNNIAAEPDIARVPVMIDSSKWDVIEEGLKCLQGKSIINSISMKEGEDAFLKQAHLARLYGAAVIVMAFDEKGQADTIARKLEICTRAYHLLVKNGFPPEDIIFDPNIFAVATGIEEHNSYGVDFIEATRAIKQTLPHALVSGGVSNVSFSFRGNNTVREAIHAVFLYHATKAGMDMGIVNAGQLALYNDIPAELRDAVEDVILNRRADATERLLDLAGKYKGKGAKEKEEEKEWRKYPVEKRLEYALVKGINEHIDEDTEEARKKCKRALEVIEGPLMAGMNIVGDLFGDGKMFLPQVVKSARVMKQSVAHLLPFMEAEKDTKAKSAGKVLLATVKGDVHDIGKNIVGIVLQCNGYDVVDLGVMVPAEKILQTARDENVDVIGLSGLITPSLEEMAHVAAEMQRQGFTIPLLIGGATTSEMHTAVKIAPHYKHPVVYVPDASRAVGVMNNLLNATLRTPYLAEVTKKYKQLNERFLNKSPNKELIPFAEAQKNRYRADWKAYTPPVPAKPGVHVFDNVTFDTLREYVDWSPFFYTWGMLMKYPQIFDDEQRGEEARKIFDDAQKMIEFFIKDGRVRPRGVIGLFPASGEAEDIVIYNGEDRKTERSRINGLRQQIRKKEGRADYSLSDFVAPIDSGRKDYIGAFAVTAGDGLEDIVKEFEAKNDPYSSMMAKAVADRFAEAFAEYMHAQVRRDYWGYAQDEKLGYDALIDEEYRGIRPAPGYPACPDHTQKNIIWDLLDVEKNTGIILTESLAMWPASSVSGWYFAHPDSYYLGVNNIGRDQMEDYARRRGISVAEAERWLAPILDR; from the coding sequence ATGACCAAGCAAAAAGAAATTACCGCCGCATTGGCGCAGCGCATCCTTGTGCTGGATGGCGCGATGGGGACGATGATTCAGGGGCATAAATTGCAGGAGGCCGATTTCCGCGGCGCGCAATTCACCACATGGGAAAAGCCGCTGAAGGGCAATAACGACCTTTTGAACCTGACGCAGCCCGCCATCATCGAAAGCATCCATGCCGAATATCTGGCGGCGGGCGCGGATATTATTTCGACCAACAGTTTCAATTCCAACCGCATTTCGATGGCGGATTACGGGATGGAGAAGCTGAGTTTCGACCTGAACCTTGCGGCAGCGCAGGTGGCGCGCCGCGCGGCGGATCGTTTTAGCACGCATGACCGCCCGCGTTTCGTGGCAGGCGCGATCGGCCCCACCAGCCGCACGGCATCGATGTCGCCGGAGGTCAACGACCCCGGTTTTCGCAACATCACCTTTGACCAACTGGTGGAATCATACTACGAGGCCATCGACGGCCAGGTGCAGGGCGGCGCGGATCTGCTGCTGATCGAAACGATTTTTGACACGCTGAACGCCAAGGCCGCGATTTTCGCCTGCGAAAAATATTTCGGCGACAAAAACACGCGCCTGCCGCTGATGATTTCCGGCACCATCACCGACGCGTCGGGCCGCACGCTGTCGGGGCAGACGACGGAAGCGTTCTGGAACTCGGTGCGGCACGCCAACCCGCTTTCCATCGGGCTTAACTGCGCGCTGGGGCCGAAGGAAATGCGCCAATACGTGCAGACGCTGTCGAAAATTGCCGACACGCATGTCTGCGTTTATCCCAATGCCGGCCTGCCGAATGCTTTCGGCGGCTATGATGAAACGCCCGACCAGATGACCGCCGAAATGGGCGAATGGGCGCAATCCGGTTTCCTGAACATCGCGGGCGGCTGCTGCGGCACCACGCCCGCGCATATCCGCGCGCTGGCGGCCGCCGTTGCGAAAATGCCCGCGCGCACCGCGCCCAAAATCCCCAAAGCGCTGCGCCTGTCGGGGCTGGAGCCGCTGGAGGTGAACGACAGCAGCCTTTTCGTCAACGTGGGCGAGCGCACGAACGTGACCGGTTCCACCAAATTCCGCGACCTGATCAAGGAAGGCCGCTATGCGGATGCCACCGCGATTGCGCTCGATCAGGTGCAGAACGGCGCGCAGGTGATCGACGTCAACATGGACGAAGGCATGCTGGATTCAAAGCTTGCCATGAAAACCTTCCTGAACAACATCGCGGCCGAGCCCGATATCGCGCGCGTACCCGTGATGATCGATTCATCGAAATGGGATGTGATCGAGGAAGGCCTAAAATGCCTGCAGGGCAAGAGCATCATCAATTCGATCAGCATGAAGGAAGGCGAAGACGCGTTCCTGAAACAGGCGCATCTGGCGCGGCTCTACGGCGCGGCGGTCATCGTGATGGCGTTCGATGAAAAGGGTCAGGCGGATACGATCGCGCGCAAGCTGGAAATCTGCACCCGCGCCTATCACCTGCTGGTGAAAAACGGCTTCCCGCCCGAAGATATCATTTTCGACCCGAACATTTTCGCGGTTGCGACAGGGATCGAGGAACATAACAGCTACGGCGTCGATTTCATCGAGGCGACGCGCGCGATCAAGCAGACACTGCCCCATGCGCTGGTCAGCGGCGGCGTGTCGAACGTGTCGTTTTCCTTCCGCGGCAACAATACCGTGCGCGAGGCGATCCACGCCGTGTTCCTGTACCACGCGACCAAGGCCGGCATGGATATGGGCATCGTGAACGCGGGCCAGCTGGCGCTGTATAACGACATCCCCGCCGAATTGCGCGACGCGGTGGAGGACGTGATCCTGAACCGCCGTGCCGATGCGACCGAACGCCTGCTGGACCTTGCCGGAAAATACAAGGGCAAGGGCGCAAAGGAAAAAGAAGAAGAAAAAGAATGGCGCAAATACCCCGTTGAAAAACGCCTGGAATACGCGCTGGTCAAGGGCATCAACGAACATATCGACGAAGACACCGAAGAAGCGCGCAAAAAATGCAAGCGCGCGCTGGAAGTGATCGAAGGCCCGCTGATGGCCGGCATGAATATCGTGGGCGACCTGTTCGGCGATGGAAAAATGTTCCTGCCGCAGGTCGTGAAATCGGCGCGTGTCATGAAACAATCGGTCGCGCATCTGCTACCCTTCATGGAGGCGGAAAAGGACACCAAGGCGAAAAGCGCGGGCAAGGTATTGCTCGCGACCGTCAAGGGCGACGTGCATGACATCGGCAAGAACATCGTCGGCATCGTTTTGCAATGCAACGGATATGACGTTGTCGATCTGGGCGTGATGGTGCCGGCGGAGAAAATTTTGCAAACCGCGCGCGATGAAAACGTCGATGTGATCGGGCTTTCGGGCCTCATCACCCCGTCGCTGGAGGAAATGGCGCATGTGGCCGCAGAAATGCAGCGGCAGGGTTTCACCATCCCCCTGCTGATCGGCGGCGCGACGACGTCGGAAATGCACACGGCGGTGAAAATCGCCCCGCATTACAAGCATCCCGTGGTATATGTGCCCGATGCGTCCCGTGCCGTCGGCGTGATGAACAACCTGCTGAACGCGACGCTGCGCACGCCGTACCTTGCGGAAGTGACGAAGAAATACAAGCAGCTGAACGAGCGTTTCCTGAACAAATCGCCAAACAAGGAGCTGATCCCGTTTGCCGAGGCGCAGAAGAACCGCTACCGCGCCGACTGGAAAGCCTATACACCGCCCGTGCCCGCAAAGCCCGGCGTGCATGTGTTTGATAACGTCACATTTGACACCTTGCGCGAATATGTCGATTGGTCGCCCTTTTTCTATACCTGGGGCATGCTGATGAAATATCCGCAGATTTTCGACGACGAACAGCGCGGCGAAGAAGCGCGCAAGATTTTCGACGATGCGCAGAAAATGATCGAGTTTTTCATCAAGGACGGCCGCGTGCGCCCGCGCGGCGTGATCGGGCTGTTCCCCGCATCGGGCGAAGCCGAAGACATCGTGATTTACAACGGCGAAGACCGCAAAACCGAACGTAGCCGCATCAACGGGCTGCGCCAGCAAATCCGCAAAAAAGAAGGCCGCGCCGATTATTCGCTGTCCGATTTCGTGGCACCGATCGACAGCGGCCGCAAGGATTACATCGGCGCGTTTGCCGTGACCGCCGGCGACGGGCTGGAAGACATCGTGAAGGAATTCGAGGCGAAGAACGACCCATACAGCAGCATGATGGCCAAGGCCGTCGCCGACCGCTTCGCCGAAGCCTTTGCCGAATACATGCATGCGCAGGTGCGCCGCGATTATTGGGGCTACGCGCAGGATGAAAAACTTGGCTATGACGCGCTGATCGACGAAGAATACCGCGGCATCCGCCCCGCTCCCGGCTATCCCGCCTGCCCCGACCATACGCAGAAAAACATCATCTGGGATTTGCTGGATGTGGAGAAAAACACCGGCATCATCCTGACCGAAAGCCTTGCCATGTGGCCGGCATCATCGGTCAGCGGCTGGTATTTCGCGCATCCCGACAGTTATTACCTGGGCGTCAACAACATCGGCCGTGACCAGATGGAAGACTACGCCCGCCGCCGCGGCATCAGCGTCGCCGAAGCCGAACGCTGGCTCGCGCCGATTTTGGACAGGTAG
- the rnd gene encoding ribonuclease D: MTLITTSKDLKTLCTKLRKSDFVTVDTEFIRERTYYPNLCLIQVAGDDEEAYAIDPLAEGIDLEPFYDFLRDKEVLKVFHACRQDLEIFYNHMGKLPTPIFDTQVAAMVCGYGEQVSYEVLVNSIVKKQLDKSSRFTDWAMRPLTSKQLKYALADVTHLRKIFLKLAERVEKLERTAWIKDEMKNLSDKENYISRPEEAWERIKIPSHKTRALCVLKEVAAWRETLAQQADVPRGRIMKDEALAEIATHPPTNAEALGKMRNVNRGFAESERAQELLAAVKRGMEMDESDGPKWEPRAHLPPGMAPTIDLLRVLLKLRCEEAQVAPKLLCVASDLELIAAFGKEAKVAAMSGWRYKLFGKEALELRDGKLAIAVENGKLKLVPTDTKPAE, from the coding sequence ATGACCCTGATCACAACATCCAAAGACCTGAAAACCCTCTGCACGAAGCTCCGGAAATCGGATTTCGTGACGGTCGATACGGAATTCATCCGCGAGCGCACTTATTACCCGAACCTGTGCCTGATACAGGTGGCGGGCGATGACGAGGAAGCCTATGCGATCGACCCGCTGGCGGAGGGCATCGATCTGGAGCCGTTCTACGATTTCCTGCGCGACAAGGAAGTGCTGAAGGTATTCCATGCCTGCCGCCAGGATCTCGAGATTTTCTACAACCACATGGGCAAGCTGCCCACGCCGATTTTCGATACACAGGTGGCCGCGATGGTCTGCGGATATGGCGAGCAGGTTTCGTATGAGGTGCTGGTCAATTCGATCGTCAAGAAGCAGCTGGATAAATCCTCCCGCTTCACCGACTGGGCGATGCGCCCGCTGACATCGAAACAGCTGAAATACGCGCTGGCCGATGTGACGCATCTGCGCAAAATATTCCTGAAGCTGGCGGAGCGGGTGGAAAAACTTGAACGTACCGCGTGGATCAAGGACGAGATGAAAAATCTCTCCGACAAGGAAAATTACATCTCCCGCCCCGAAGAAGCGTGGGAGCGCATCAAGATCCCGAGCCATAAAACCCGCGCACTCTGCGTGTTGAAGGAAGTCGCCGCATGGCGCGAAACGCTGGCGCAGCAGGCCGATGTGCCGCGCGGCCGCATCATGAAGGACGAAGCGCTGGCCGAAATCGCCACGCACCCGCCGACCAATGCCGAAGCGCTGGGCAAAATGCGCAACGTCAACCGCGGATTTGCCGAAAGCGAACGCGCGCAGGAATTGCTGGCCGCCGTGAAGCGCGGCATGGAGATGGACGAGTCCGACGGACCGAAATGGGAACCCCGCGCGCATCTGCCGCCCGGCATGGCCCCCACCATCGACCTGCTCCGCGTGCTGCTGAAACTGCGCTGCGAAGAGGCGCAGGTGGCGCCGAAACTGCTCTGCGTCGCCTCCGACCTTGAACTGATCGCCGCGTTTGGCAAGGAAGCGAAAGTGGCCGCCATGTCCGGCTGGCGGTATAAGCTGTTCGGCAAGGAAGCGCTGGAGCTGCGCGACGGCAAGCTGGCGATCGCCGTTGAAAACGGCAAGCTGAAACTGGTGCCGACCGATACCAAGCCCGCCGAATAA
- a CDS encoding DUF853 family protein, whose protein sequence is MQFAKSKTADTYIDILPNLANRHGLIAGATGTGKTVTLQTLAELFSRNGVPVFMADVKGDLSGMGAAGAASDRIKARLDLLKLAEFDYAPCPVMFWDVYGKKGHPVRTTLSEIGPQLLGRLMNLNETQASVLMILYRIADEAGLLLLDLKDMNALIQLVQENLDKFKPQYGHLSPASLGIIQRGILTLENEGAKDFFGEPAFNVMDLLQSDNAGRGIVSILAADKLLLSPVVYSTFLLWMLSELYETLPEVGDLPKPKLVFFFDEAHLLFRDTPKPLVEKIEQVVRLVRSKGVGIYFVTQSPSDIPPTILGQLAHRVQHALRAFTPIDKKAVDTAADTMRPNPAFKTSDIITELGVGEALVSVLDAKGTPTMVEQCYIFPPHSRIGALSDDERAGVIAQSPVAGFYEQAIDRESAFEVLQGQRQQQAPAPAPQQPAHTSGGWGSKHDAPKTTTPAPAPQTGGGSVLNDIIFGTTGPRGGRKPGLIEKAATSATRSMASSVGREIMRGLLGSLMGGSGRRR, encoded by the coding sequence ATGCAATTCGCAAAATCGAAAACCGCCGACACCTATATCGATATCCTGCCCAACCTCGCCAACCGCCACGGGTTGATCGCGGGCGCGACCGGCACGGGCAAGACCGTCACGCTGCAAACGCTGGCCGAATTGTTCAGCCGCAACGGCGTGCCGGTTTTCATGGCCGATGTGAAGGGTGATCTTTCCGGCATGGGCGCAGCGGGCGCGGCAAGCGACCGCATCAAGGCGCGTCTGGACCTGCTGAAACTGGCCGAATTCGATTATGCCCCCTGCCCCGTCATGTTCTGGGATGTGTATGGCAAAAAGGGCCATCCGGTGCGCACGACGCTGTCGGAAATCGGCCCGCAGCTGCTCGGCCGGTTGATGAACCTGAACGAGACACAGGCATCGGTGCTGATGATCCTCTACCGCATCGCGGACGAAGCCGGATTGCTGCTGCTCGACCTGAAAGACATGAATGCGCTGATCCAGCTGGTGCAGGAAAACCTCGATAAATTCAAGCCGCAATACGGCCACCTGTCGCCCGCATCGCTCGGCATCATCCAGCGCGGCATCCTCACGCTGGAAAACGAAGGCGCGAAGGATTTCTTCGGCGAACCGGCATTCAACGTGATGGATTTGCTCCAGTCGGATAATGCGGGGCGCGGCATCGTCAGCATTCTGGCCGCCGATAAACTGCTGCTGTCGCCCGTCGTCTATTCGACTTTCCTGCTCTGGATGCTGTCGGAGCTGTACGAAACCCTGCCCGAAGTCGGCGACCTGCCGAAGCCGAAGCTGGTTTTCTTTTTCGACGAAGCGCACCTGTTGTTCCGCGATACGCCCAAGCCGCTGGTGGAAAAAATCGAGCAGGTCGTGCGGTTGGTGCGTTCCAAGGGCGTCGGCATTTATTTCGTCACGCAAAGCCCGTCCGATATTCCGCCCACCATCCTCGGCCAGCTGGCGCATCGCGTGCAACATGCCCTGCGCGCATTTACCCCCATCGACAAAAAAGCCGTCGATACCGCCGCCGACACCATGCGCCCGAACCCCGCGTTTAAAACATCAGACATCATCACCGAACTGGGCGTGGGCGAGGCATTGGTATCCGTACTGGATGCCAAGGGCACGCCGACGATGGTCGAGCAATGCTATATCTTCCCGCCGCACAGCCGCATCGGCGCGCTGAGCGACGACGAACGCGCTGGCGTGATCGCGCAGTCGCCCGTCGCCGGATTTTACGAACAGGCCATCGACCGTGAATCCGCATTCGAAGTGCTGCAGGGACAACGCCAGCAACAAGCCCCCGCGCCCGCGCCGCAACAGCCCGCCCACACATCCGGCGGCTGGGGCAGCAAACACGACGCGCCGAAAACAACCACGCCCGCGCCCGCCCCGCAAACCGGCGGCGGCAGCGTGCTGAACGACATTATCTTCGGCACCACCGGCCCGCGCGGCGGCCGCAAACCCGGCCTGATCGAAAAAGCAGCCACCTCCGCCACCCGCAGCATGGCCTCCAGCGTCGGCCGCGAAATCATGCGCGGGCTGTTGGGCTCGCTGATGGGCGGATCGGGGCGCAGAAGGTAA
- a CDS encoding YdcF family protein, producing MKKDLTAAFLKVVGDYMLVETPIARADVALLFGGEHADEIANHAADLYHQGYFGLIVVSGAPSTSKGVMEAKQMRDVLVARGVPDDIIMIEDKATNTGENVKYSMALLDKTKGLENISSVLGIGQIHGSRRFLMTLEQHWPQVTKMFTAPNYYPVSREEWHTHPTFRRAVLKEFNKVAPYKKKGFIREVDMAKVKRDIKNCPPPKGTKP from the coding sequence TTGAAAAAAGACCTCACCGCAGCATTCCTGAAAGTGGTCGGCGATTACATGCTCGTCGAAACGCCGATTGCGCGGGCGGATGTTGCGTTGCTGTTCGGCGGCGAACATGCGGACGAGATTGCGAACCATGCGGCGGATCTTTACCATCAGGGTTATTTCGGGCTCATCGTCGTTTCCGGCGCGCCATCCACGTCGAAGGGCGTGATGGAGGCGAAGCAGATGCGCGATGTGCTGGTGGCGCGCGGCGTGCCCGACGATATTATCATGATCGAGGACAAGGCGACCAATACCGGCGAAAACGTAAAATATTCGATGGCGTTGCTCGATAAAACCAAAGGCCTTGAAAATATCTCATCGGTGCTGGGCATCGGGCAGATCCACGGGTCGCGCCGCTTCCTGATGACGCTGGAACAGCATTGGCCGCAGGTGACGAAGATGTTCACCGCGCCCAATTATTATCCCGTCAGCCGCGAGGAATGGCACACGCATCCTACCTTCCGCCGCGCGGTGCTGAAGGAATTCAACAAGGTCGCGCCGTATAAGAAAAAGGGTTTCATCCGCGAGGTGGATATGGCGAAGGTGAAGCGTGACATCAAGAACTGTCCGCCGCCGAAAGGTACCAAGCCATGA
- a CDS encoding Ppx/GppA family phosphatase, translating to MPQAASKDYVAVLDIGSNAVRFVVYDGLNRAPFKIHNERTQCHLGKHLATTGMLNPDGVASAFEAIGRYAGLIKAMKIKQVKAVATAAMRDAKDGADFIKRVKNEFGLKIDIIEGEEEARLASQGVMMNGLGANGVIGDYGGGSLELIVVEKDVVKHKTSLPIGAHRLHAIQGEAAQLKAIDGFLADTPFLQNYQGRDFYAMGGAWRSMARAHMRMIKHPVLMLDHYTIDGKKASEYAQFISRQSPASLAKTVGMMEKRVHDIGVAAMAMSRVFEILKPSRLIFSGTGLREGLLYDQLAPDTQREDSLIASCEKVAQQVSRFTDHDGFEALMTWIAPLFAAADAKTKKLLKASCLLSDISWFEHEDYQADHAFERVLVMPFYGIDHAGRAFLALAQYVRYGGDPDKKAATMAKLLDEKDITAATVTGLALATGYLLTGGALGLLHESELILAPKTTTLKLHAKSQMLNAEVVSKAFNKLADAMGKDAVIEAV from the coding sequence ATGCCTCAAGCAGCGTCCAAGGATTATGTCGCGGTCCTCGATATCGGCTCGAATGCGGTGCGTTTCGTCGTTTATGACGGGCTGAACCGCGCGCCGTTTAAAATCCATAATGAACGCACCCAATGCCATCTGGGCAAGCACCTTGCCACCACCGGCATGCTGAACCCCGACGGTGTGGCCTCCGCCTTCGAAGCCATCGGCCGCTATGCGGGCCTCATCAAGGCCATGAAGATCAAACAGGTCAAGGCGGTCGCCACCGCCGCCATGCGCGACGCCAAGGACGGCGCGGATTTCATCAAGCGCGTAAAGAACGAATTCGGCCTCAAGATCGACATCATCGAGGGCGAGGAAGAAGCGCGGCTGGCATCACAGGGCGTGATGATGAACGGGCTTGGCGCGAACGGGGTGATCGGCGATTACGGCGGCGGGTCGCTGGAATTGATCGTTGTCGAAAAAGACGTGGTGAAGCACAAAACCTCGCTGCCCATCGGCGCGCACCGCCTGCACGCGATTCAGGGGGAGGCCGCGCAGTTGAAGGCCATCGACGGTTTCCTCGCCGATACGCCGTTCTTGCAAAATTACCAGGGCCGCGATTTTTACGCGATGGGGGGCGCGTGGCGGTCGATGGCACGGGCGCATATGCGCATGATAAAGCATCCCGTGCTGATGCTCGACCATTACACGATCGACGGCAAAAAAGCGTCGGAATACGCGCAATTCATTTCGCGCCAGAGCCCCGCGTCATTGGCCAAAACCGTCGGCATGATGGAAAAACGCGTGCACGATATCGGCGTGGCCGCGATGGCGATGTCGCGCGTGTTTGAAATTCTGAAACCCTCGCGCCTGATCTTTTCGGGCACTGGCCTGCGCGAAGGGCTGCTGTATGACCAGCTTGCGCCCGATACGCAGCGCGAAGATTCCCTGATCGCATCCTGTGAAAAAGTCGCGCAGCAGGTCAGCCGCTTCACCGACCATGACGGGTTCGAGGCGCTGATGACATGGATCGCGCCGCTGTTTGCCGCCGCCGACGCGAAGACCAAGAAACTGCTGAAGGCCAGCTGCCTGCTTAGCGATATCAGCTGGTTCGAGCATGAAGATTACCAGGCCGACCACGCGTTTGAACGGGTACTGGTGATGCCTTTCTACGGCATCGACCATGCGGGGCGCGCGTTTCTGGCACTTGCGCAATATGTGCGCTATGGCGGCGACCCCGACAAAAAAGCAGCGACGATGGCAAAGCTGCTGGATGAAAAAGACATCACCGCCGCGACCGTGACCGGCCTTGCGCTGGCGACCGGTTACCTGCTGACCGGCGGCGCGCTTGGGCTGCTGCATGAAAGCGAGCTGATCCTCGCCCCGAAAACCACCACCCTCAAACTCCACGCCAAATCCCAGATGCTGAACGCCGAAGTCGTGAGCAAGGCCTTCAACAAACTCGCCGACGCGATGGGCAAGGACGCGGTGATCGAGGCGGTCTGA